CCGCTTACTCCCTACGGCACACCCTCGACCTATGAAGTACCCGAAGCAATCGCTCCTTACTTAAAAGATCACGATTGTATGCTCCTTGAAAACCACGGTGCTCTGACTGTAGGTGCAGACCTTATCACAGCGTACTACAGAATGGAAACAATGGAGCTTCAGGCTCACATTTCTCTTGTTGCACGTCTGCTCGGCGGTGTAAAGGATATTACTCCCGACAATATCGACAGACTTATCGGTATGAGAGAGCAATACGGCGTTACAGGCAAGCATCCGGGTTACAAGAAATACCTTTAATGTAACTTTTACATATATTTGCCTCTCGAAATGTAAAACTTTTGTGAAAAGTGTTGCATTTTTTGACCAAATGTAGTATAATGAATACAGCAAACGGAAATATATATATTCCGTGCTTTAAATTCAAAGAACAGGATGGTAAAAACCAATGGCTAATCGTTTTATACTTAACGAAACTTCATATTTCGGCGCAGGCGCAAGAGAAAACCTCGTTCCCGAGCTTACAGGCAGAGGACTTAAAAAGGTAATGTTCGTTACCGATAAGGTACTGCTTGAATGCGGAGTAGCTACAAAGGTTACGGCAGAGCTTGACAAGGCAGGAATCGCCTATGAAATATACAGTGACGTTAAGGCAAACCCCACAGTTGCAAATGTTCAGACAGGTGTTGCAAAGTTCAAGGAGATGGGCGCTGACTCACTCGTAGCGGTAGGCGGCGGCTCAGTTATGGATACAGCTAAGGCTGTAGGCATCATTATAGCTAACCCCGACTTTGCGGATGTTGTATCGCTTGAGGGCGTTGCAGACACAAAGAACAAGAGCGTTCCGCTGATTGCACTTCCCACAACATCGGGTACAGCGGCAGAGGTTACTATCAACTACGTTATCACAGACGAAGCAAACAAGAAGAAGATGGTTTGCGTAGATCCCAAGGATATTCCCGTAGTAGCTATCGTAGACAGCGATCTTATGATGGGTATGCCTAAGGGTCTGTGTGCATCTACAGGTATGGACGCACTGACACACGCTATCGAAGGATATATCACAAAGGGTGCGTGGGAGCTGTCCGATATGGTTGAGCTTCGTGCTATCGAGCTTATCGCAGGCTCACTGTACGACAGCGTTCAGGGCGACCCCAAGGCAAGAGAAACTATGGCGCTTGCTCAGTACATAGCAGGTATGGGCTTCTCGAACGTAGGTCTTGGTATCGTTCACTCGATGGCTCACCCTCTCGGTGCATTCTACGATACACCCCACGGTGTTGCAAACGCACTTCTGCTCCCCTACGTTATGGAATATAACGCAGAAAGCCCCGCAAAGCCCAAGTACAAGGCTATAGCAAAGGCTATGGGCGTACAGGGTACAGAGAATATGACAGATGAAGAAGGCGTAAAGGCTGCAGTTGAAGCTGTTCGAAAGCTGTCACTGTCGATAAACATTCCTCAGAAGCTCCACGAGATCAACGTCAAGGAAGAAGACCTCAAGGATCTGTCCGTAGCCGCATTCAACGATGTATGCACAGGCGGCAATCCCAGAGAAACCAACCCCGACGAGATTCTCGAAATCTACAAGAAGGCATTCTGATAAAACGGTTTTCAGAGCAATAACATCAGACCCCTCCGTGAAAACGGAGGGGTCAAGTTTGTTATAAACGTTTATTATTAAGACTGTATGTTGCACTTGATTTGATAATCCGACTACTCAGGATTCGAATGAGATGACGATTTTCCCGACACAAAAAGCCCTGAGCATTCGCTCAGGGCTTTAATTATGTCGGTATAATTACTTAACCATTGAAGCAACTTCTGCTGCGAAGTCGTCTTCCTTCTTCTGAATTCCTTCGCCCTTTTCGAAACGAACAAATTCAACAACCTTGATGTTCTTGCCAACAGATGCGATGAACTTAGCAACTGTGAGGTTAGGATCCTTAACATAGGGCTGATCGAGTAAGCAGATTTCTTCTGCGAACTTTCTCATTCTGCCGTCAACGATCTTCTCAAGAACGTTCTGGGGCTTGGGCTTAGCAGACTGCTCATTTTCGTTCTGAACGAGCTTGAGCTGTACTTCCTTCTCAGCTTCGATAACAGAAGCGGGAACGTCAGCTTGTGCAACAAACTGAGGAGCGCTTGCTGTAATCTGGAGAAGAAGATCCTTAGCGCAAGCCTTAACAGCGTCACTGTCAACATCGTCAGCTTCAATCTTAATCATAGAGCCGATGATAGAGCCGCCGCCGTTGTGTGTGTAAGCAAAGAGATTGCCTGTCATTCTCTTGAAACGACGGATCTGAATGTTTTCACCGATTGTAGCGATTCTCTCTGTGAGAATATCAGCAATCTTTTCTGTCTGACCTGCGGGAACAACTTCCTTAAGTGCGTCTACATCTGCAACATCATTATCAATGATTGTGTTTGCTACGAGCTCAACGAACTCGATGAATCTGTCTGTCTTAGCGGCAAAGTCTGTTTCAACGTTGATCTCAACTACAACGCCGACCTTCTTAGCCTCATCGATCTTTGTATATACAAGACCTTCTGCAGCAATTCTGCCTGACTTCTTAGCAGCCTTTGCAAGGCCCTTTTCACGAAGATTCTTGATAGCGGCATCTACATCGCCGTTTGTTTCTTCAAGTGCTCTCTTGCAGTCCATCATACCGCAGTTTGTAAGTTCTTTTAACTGCTTTACTGCCTGTGCTGAAATAGCCATGGTAATTCTCCTTTATATTTATATTCGTTATTGATTATTCTTCTGTAGCTTCTGCTTCAGCCTCAGCAACCTCTTCAGTTACGTCAGCCTGACCCTGTCTTGCTTCGATGATAGCGTCAGCCATAGCGCCTGCAATCAGCTTAACTGCACGGATAGCATCATCGTTACCGGGGATAACATAGTCGATCTCATCGGGGTCGCAGTTTGTATCAACAATAGCTACTACGGGGATACCGAGCTTCTTTGCTTCTGATACTGCAATCTTTTCCTTGCGGGGATCTACAACGAACAGAGCGCTGGGGAGCTTCTTCATGTTCTTGATACCGCCGAGGAACTTCTCAAGCTTTTCGATCTCGAGGTTGAGCTTAACAACTTCCTTCTTGGGAAGAAGATCGAATGTACCGTCGTTCTCCATTGTGTGAAGCTGTTCAAGTCTCTTGATTCTCTTCTCGATGGTCTTGAAGTTTGTCATCATACCGCCGAGCCATCTTGCGTTTACATAGTGAGCATTTGCTCTGAGTGCTTCTTCCTTGATTGAATCAGCAGCCTGCTTCTTTGTGCCTACGAACAGAACCTCGCCGCCTTCAGCTGCAACTTCGTGAATGAAGTTATAAGCCTCGTCGAGCTTCTTTACTGTCTTCTGGAGATCGATAATATAGATACCGTTTCTCTCTGTGAAAATGTAGGGTGCCATTTTGGGGTTCCATCTTCTTGTCTGGTGACCGAAGTGAACGCCTGCTTCTAAGAGCTGCTTCATTGATACTACTGCCATGGTAGTGTCCTCCTTGATTTTTGGTTTTTTCCTCCGCTACGCTGATGCGTTCAAGCTCGTGAGCACCGCAGAACGCTATACATAACGTGTGGATTTGCTGTTCAACAGTCTTTTTTCATTCAACAGCCTTATTATTATATCATAATAGGAGCTTCAAATCAATATTCGGACTGAAAATTTTTATTGTGCTATTTAAACAAATTTTTGAGCAAACCGCCTTTTCGTTTTGGCTGATGCGGAAAATCGCATCCTACAAGTATCGTATCCTCTCCGATTATCTCAATATCCGACCAGTTGATGAATATATCTTCCTCCCTGCCGAAAATACCGAAGCAACGGCTTTTCCCGTAAACGATAATACGGCATATCTTCGCAGTGCAGGAATCAATTTCAACATCATCGACAAATCCGATCCTGCAACCTGATTTTATGCTGATTACCTCTTTGCATCTTATGTCGCTGAAATGGCACATCATAACACACCACCGCCTTGTTTCCGGATTGTTTTATGATATGCCGCAAACCGTGTCCATATACCATTAATATACGGATAAGCGCAAATCGACACGCATAAATATAACGCCGGCAATGCGGCGCTGTATTTATTCTGACTTTGCGGGAATATGCTTTTTGATTGCCTCGAAGCTTTCCTCGCTTATAACATGCTCAATGCGGCAGGCGTCCTCAACTGCGATCTTCTCGTCTACTCCGAGTGCCGTGAGCCATTTTGTAAGGAGCGTATGACGCTCATACATTTTATTTGCTATTTCACTGCCCTTTTCGGTAAGCTCAATGTAGCCCTTTGAGTCAACGGTAACATACCCGTTCATTCTCAGATTCTTCATAGCCACGCTTATGCTGGGCTTTGAATAATCAAAATAATTGACAATATCTATCGACCTTACATTGCCAAGCTGTTTACTTAATATAAGTACGGATTCGAGGTAATCCTCTGCCGATTCGTGTATCTGCATAACGAATTCCTTTCCTGCCTTTTGCAAGCATTAACATATTTTTATAAGTATAACACGTTTTCTGGGGATTTTCAAGTATCAACGTTCAACTTTTACAGCAAATATTTCAACATAAATTTACCGTAACGATGAACTTATTCAAGACAATCCGATGAAAAACGCTGAAAATGCACTTAAAACAGCCTGTACTTTACTAATTGACAACAATAAAGTGAAAATGCAAGTTTATTTTTGTGAATTTTCACCTTGACAAACTTGCAAAACCGTGTTAATATAAGCGAGTAAAGATAAATGTGTATGTTCAAAAGCATACAAATCAGTACAAGGAGAGATTCAAAATGAAGAATTTTAAAAGAGTTCTTGCAATGACAACTGCCGCAGTTATGGCAGTAACATCATTTGCAGGTTGTTCATCCAACAACGCAAACAGCGGTAATGTTGGCGGCTCAACAAACGTAGCCGAAGGCGAAAAGACAATCGTTATCGGCGGAAGCGGCCCTCTTACAGGCGATGCCGCTCAGTACGGTGTAGGCGTTAAGAACGCTATCCAGCTTGCAGTAAATGAAGTAAACGCTGCAGGCGGTGTAAACGGCAACAAGCTGAAGCTCGTATTCGAAGACGATGAGGCTGACTCGGGCGATAAGGCAGTTAATGCTTACAACACACTGAAGGATCAGGGTATGCAGATATTCCTCGGCACAGTTACAACAGGTTCATGCCTTGCTGTAGTTGACAAGTCAAAGCAGGACAACATATTCCAGTTCACACCCTCTGCATCCGCACAGGACGTTATCGCTAACGACAACTGCTTCCAGATCTGCTTCACAAATCCTAACCAGGGTAAAGCATCTGCTGACTATATAGCAGACAACAAGGTTGCTACAAAGATCGGCGTTATCTACGACAGTTCAGACGCTTATTCTTCCGGTATCTACAACGCATTCAAGACAGAGGCTGCTGCAAAGGGTCTTGAGCTTGTTTCCGAACAGTCATTCACAAAGGACAGCAAGACAGACTTCTCTGCTCAGATAGCTGACTGCAAGAACAAGGGCGCAGAGCTTGTGTTCCTTCCCATCTACTATCAGCAGGCTTCTCTTATCCTCACACAGAGCAAGAACGCAGGCTTCGCACCCAAGTTCTTCGGTTGTGACGGTCTTGACGGTCTTACATCTATCAAGAACTTCGATACTTCACTTGCAGAAGGCGTTATGCTCTTAACACCTTTCGCAGCTGATTCAAAGGATCAGGCTACACAGGACTTCGTTAAGGCTTATAAGGCAGCTTACAATGACGAAACTCCCAACCAGTTCGCAGCAGACGCTTATGACGGCGTAAAGATTCTTGCAAAGCTCATCGAAAGCCAGAAAATCACAGGCGATATGAGCGCATCAGACATCTGCGAAAAGCTCAAGACAGGTATCACAGCAGCTGATTTCAGCTATGACGGTCTTACAGGTACAGGCATGAAGTGGAATGCCAACGGCGAAGTTTCAAAGTCACCTAAGGCTGTTGTTATCAAGGACGGCAACTACGCTGATCTTGACAACTGATAACCAATATACAATATAAATCATTTTAAGACCCGACAGGCTCCGGCCTGTCGGGTTTTGAATTTTATGCAAAAAAATGTTGCAAACGGTTATGCCGTGTGATATAATAAATAGTATTAGAACTTCACTAAGGAAGGATGTTATAAATGGGTTTTCTCAATAACCTCATAAACGGCATAAGCCTTGGCAGCATATATGCCGTAATCGCACTCGGCTATACGTTGGTATACGGCATAGCCAAAATGCTTAACTTTGCTCACGGCGATGTAATCATGGTCGGCGGATATGTAATTTTCTATTCGATGACCTCTTTCAGTATCAATCCGTACCTTTCCGTACTTATTGCGGTTATCGTATGTACCGTACTCGGTATCGTGATTGAAAAGGTTGCGTACAAGCCCTTAAGACAGGCGACCTCGCTGTCTGTACTTATCACTGCAATAGGCGTAAGCTATTTCCTTCAGAATTCTGCGTTGCTCCTGTTCGGTGAAAAGCCCGTTAACTTCACCTCGGTAGTAAATGTCCCGAGTATATCGCTCTTTGACGGACAGGTGGTCATCACAGGTGAAGCGATAGTCGCTATCGTCGTTTCGATACTTATCGTTATCGGCCTTTCGCTCTTCATAAACAAGACCAAAAGCGGCCGTGCGATGCTTGCGGTATCGGAAGATAAGGATGCGGCACAGCTTATGGGCATAAACATAAACAGAACCATCTCACTTACTTTTGCCATCGGTTCTGGACTTGCGGCGATTGCCGGCGCACTTCTCTGCTCGGCTTATCCGACGCTTCAGAACACAACTGGCGCAATGCCCGGTATCAAGGCTTTCGTTGCGGCGGTATTCGGCGGTATCGGTTCGGTACCCGGCGCTATGATCGGCGGTATCCTGATCGGTGTTATCGAAATACTCGGCAGAGCATACATTTCACCTCAGCTCTCCGACGCTATCGTTTTTGCAGTGCTTATTCTCGTTCTTATCATAAAGCCTACGGGAATACTTGGCAAGAAGGTAAGAGAAAAAGTATAATTACAGAAGGGATTGGTTTTTGTGAATAATAAAACAGCCTTGGCAAAAACGAAAATGCTGAAGCCGCAGACAAAAAAGAGCTTCACGACATATATAATGGTTACGCTTGCCTTTGTTATCATGATGATTCTTTCATCGACAGGCAACGTTTCAAGTCAGATAGACGGACTTTTAGTTCCGCTTTGTGTATACTCGATACTCGCAGTATCGCTCAACCTCACGGTAGGTATACTCGGTGAGCTTAGCTTAGGACAGGCAGGCTTTATGTGCGTAGGTGCCTATGCCAGCGCACTGTTCTCGCTAGCTACAAAAGAAACAATACTTGTCGAATGGGTACGTTTTCCGCTCGCTATACTTGTCGGCGGTATCTTCGCCGCTATATTCGGCATACTGATAGGAATTCCCGTATTAAGACTCAACGGCGACTATCTTGCTATCGTAACGCTTGCATTCGGTGAAATAATCAAGAACGTATTTGCGGCGCTCTATGTCGGCGTTGACAGCAAGGGTCTTCATATTGCGCTCAATCAGGCCGATATGAATCTTGAAGCAGACGGCACCGAAATAATAAGAGGAGCGCTCGGTGTAAAGGGCGTACCGAATGATTCTTCATTCGTTGTAGGCTTCATCCTGCTTCTTATAACGCTTATCATCTCTTATAACTACATCAACTCAAGAACAGGCAGAGCGGTAAAGGCTATCCGTGACAACTCAATAGCCGCAGAATCCGTAGGCCTTAACATAACGAAGTACAAGCTGATAACATTTGCACTCACTGCTTTCCTTGCAGGTATAGCAGGCGCTCTGTACTCACACAACTACGCAACATTACAGGCTTCAAAGTTTGACTACAACCTGTCGATACTGATTCTGGTATTCGTTGTTCTCGGCGGTATCGGTAATATCAGAGGCAGTGTTATTGCGGCTGTTGTACTTACTCTTATCCCCGAGCTTCTCAGAAGCATCAACAGCTACAGAATGCTCATCTACTCAATCGTTCTTATCGTTATGATGATACTCACATCAAACGAAAAGGCAAGAACATTTATCGTAACGAATTTCGGAAAGCTCAAAGGTATGGTGCTGAAGATTTTCAAACGTAAAGACACGGCTGAAAAGGAGGTCAAGTAATTATGGCACTTCTTGAAGTAAAGAATTTAGGAATATCATTCGGCGGTCTGAGAGCTGTTGACGAATTCAATATTTCAATCGAAAAGGGCGAGCTTTACGGACTTATCGGTCCTA
This window of the [Eubacterium] siraeum genome carries:
- a CDS encoding branched-chain amino acid ABC transporter permease; this encodes MLKPQTKKSFTTYIMVTLAFVIMMILSSTGNVSSQIDGLLVPLCVYSILAVSLNLTVGILGELSLGQAGFMCVGAYASALFSLATKETILVEWVRFPLAILVGGIFAAIFGILIGIPVLRLNGDYLAIVTLAFGEIIKNVFAALYVGVDSKGLHIALNQADMNLEADGTEIIRGALGVKGVPNDSSFVVGFILLLITLIISYNYINSRTGRAVKAIRDNSIAAESVGLNITKYKLITFALTAFLAGIAGALYSHNYATLQASKFDYNLSILILVFVVLGGIGNIRGSVIAAVVLTLIPELLRSINSYRMLIYSIVLIVMMILTSNEKARTFIVTNFGKLKGMVLKIFKRKDTAEKEVK
- the tsf gene encoding translation elongation factor Ts — protein: MAISAQAVKQLKELTNCGMMDCKRALEETNGDVDAAIKNLREKGLAKAAKKSGRIAAEGLVYTKIDEAKKVGVVVEINVETDFAAKTDRFIEFVELVANTIIDNDVADVDALKEVVPAGQTEKIADILTERIATIGENIQIRRFKRMTGNLFAYTHNGGGSIIGSMIKIEADDVDSDAVKACAKDLLLQITASAPQFVAQADVPASVIEAEKEVQLKLVQNENEQSAKPKPQNVLEKIVDGRMRKFAEEICLLDQPYVKDPNLTVAKFIASVGKNIKVVEFVRFEKGEGIQKKEDDFAAEVASMVK
- a CDS encoding YlmC/YmxH family sporulation protein, with the translated sequence MCHFSDIRCKEVISIKSGCRIGFVDDVEIDSCTAKICRIIVYGKSRCFGIFGREEDIFINWSDIEIIGEDTILVGCDFPHQPKRKGGLLKNLFK
- a CDS encoding branched-chain amino acid ABC transporter permease; this encodes MGFLNNLINGISLGSIYAVIALGYTLVYGIAKMLNFAHGDVIMVGGYVIFYSMTSFSINPYLSVLIAVIVCTVLGIVIEKVAYKPLRQATSLSVLITAIGVSYFLQNSALLLFGEKPVNFTSVVNVPSISLFDGQVVITGEAIVAIVVSILIVIGLSLFINKTKSGRAMLAVSEDKDAAQLMGININRTISLTFAIGSGLAAIAGALLCSAYPTLQNTTGAMPGIKAFVAAVFGGIGSVPGAMIGGILIGVIEILGRAYISPQLSDAIVFAVLILVLIIKPTGILGKKVREKV
- the fucO gene encoding lactaldehyde reductase — protein: MANRFILNETSYFGAGARENLVPELTGRGLKKVMFVTDKVLLECGVATKVTAELDKAGIAYEIYSDVKANPTVANVQTGVAKFKEMGADSLVAVGGGSVMDTAKAVGIIIANPDFADVVSLEGVADTKNKSVPLIALPTTSGTAAEVTINYVITDEANKKKMVCVDPKDIPVVAIVDSDLMMGMPKGLCASTGMDALTHAIEGYITKGAWELSDMVELRAIELIAGSLYDSVQGDPKARETMALAQYIAGMGFSNVGLGIVHSMAHPLGAFYDTPHGVANALLLPYVMEYNAESPAKPKYKAIAKAMGVQGTENMTDEEGVKAAVEAVRKLSLSINIPQKLHEINVKEEDLKDLSVAAFNDVCTGGNPRETNPDEILEIYKKAF
- the rpsB gene encoding 30S ribosomal protein S2; translated protein: MAVVSMKQLLEAGVHFGHQTRRWNPKMAPYIFTERNGIYIIDLQKTVKKLDEAYNFIHEVAAEGGEVLFVGTKKQAADSIKEEALRANAHYVNARWLGGMMTNFKTIEKRIKRLEQLHTMENDGTFDLLPKKEVVKLNLEIEKLEKFLGGIKNMKKLPSALFVVDPRKEKIAVSEAKKLGIPVVAIVDTNCDPDEIDYVIPGNDDAIRAVKLIAGAMADAIIEARQGQADVTEEVAEAEAEATEE
- a CDS encoding metal-dependent transcriptional regulator, which codes for MQIHESAEDYLESVLILSKQLGNVRSIDIVNYFDYSKPSISVAMKNLRMNGYVTVDSKGYIELTEKGSEIANKMYERHTLLTKWLTALGVDEKIAVEDACRIEHVISEESFEAIKKHIPAKSE
- a CDS encoding ABC transporter substrate-binding protein encodes the protein MKNFKRVLAMTTAAVMAVTSFAGCSSNNANSGNVGGSTNVAEGEKTIVIGGSGPLTGDAAQYGVGVKNAIQLAVNEVNAAGGVNGNKLKLVFEDDEADSGDKAVNAYNTLKDQGMQIFLGTVTTGSCLAVVDKSKQDNIFQFTPSASAQDVIANDNCFQICFTNPNQGKASADYIADNKVATKIGVIYDSSDAYSSGIYNAFKTEAAAKGLELVSEQSFTKDSKTDFSAQIADCKNKGAELVFLPIYYQQASLILTQSKNAGFAPKFFGCDGLDGLTSIKNFDTSLAEGVMLLTPFAADSKDQATQDFVKAYKAAYNDETPNQFAADAYDGVKILAKLIESQKITGDMSASDICEKLKTGITAADFSYDGLTGTGMKWNANGEVSKSPKAVVIKDGNYADLDN